TAGATAATATTATTGCTACTAATTTCAAACTTTCAACTAGCTCAGGAAATACTACAATTAATAAAATTCGTACTAATCATATAAATTTAAATTCATCATCAGGTGATATCTTGTCGAAAGATGTCTTTGGAAATGTTCAAGTTCAAACTAGTTCTGGTGACATGAGATTATTTTTAAGTAAGGATACTGGTAATTACAGATTAGATTCAAGTTCAGGTGATATTGAAATTTATTATGATTCATTTGCAAACTATAAAGGGATTTACAATACATCCTCTGGTGACTTTGAATACGATAATTCAGTAAATATAACTAAAAATATAGATGATGATAAATATGAATTCAGCTTAGGTTCTGGCGAAAAAGAACTTAAAATAAACACCTCTTCAGGTGATCTAGATATTTTTTCCATAAAATAGTTACAAAAAAGTTACAACTCCTTCTTGTAATTGAAGTTGATATTTTATATACTAAAGGGGACAAGTATATAATAATTACTTTCATTATAAGGAGGCGTTTTAATTTGCAAAAGAGAAAAGCCTTAAAAGGCACAACGTTAGCTTTAGCCTTATCTGGTATTTTAACATTTGCCTCATCTCCTACATATGCAGTATTAGGTGATCAAGTGTTAAAGGAAGGAATGGAACATCCAGATGTGCAAGTTTTACAAGAAGAGCTTAAAAATTTAGGACTTTATAATAGCGAAAAAACATCTACATATTATGATGAACTTACAGCACAATCAGTAAGGGCATTTCAAATATCTAAAGGTATCGAGATAAATGGTATATTCGACTTAAATACACATGAAATATTAATGGCATCAAAGGGAAGTGTGCCAACAGTTAAAAATGAAGTAGCTGAATTGAATCCAGAGGTTCAAAATAAAGGAAGTAATCTAACTTTTAACAGGGAGCTTAATCTTAAAGATGAGGGTGAAGATGTTAGACAACTTCAAGAAGCTTTAAAAGCCATGGGTTATCTAGCTATTGATGATTGCACTGATTATTTTGGAAATCAAACTGAATCAGCATTAACAGCTTTTC
The DNA window shown above is from Tissierella sp. Yu-01 and carries:
- a CDS encoding peptidoglycan-binding protein; the encoded protein is MQKRKALKGTTLALALSGILTFASSPTYAVLGDQVLKEGMEHPDVQVLQEELKNLGLYNSEKTSTYYDELTAQSVRAFQISKGIEINGIFDLNTHEILMASKGSVPTVKNEVAELNPEVQNKGSNLTFNRELNLKDEGEDVRQLQEALKAMGYLAIDDCTDYFGNQTESALTAFQEDQGLVPDGIAGLRTIEAINKVLSGRGIALPEVSRGSELGSLANNIIVTAKKYLGVRYSYGGSSPNGFDCSGFTSYVYKQHGITLPRATTGQATFGTKVSKADLRTGDLVIFSNTYKSGPSHAGIYIDNGKFIHASSVGSGGVIISDLNSNYYSSHFSYGRRVF